The following is a genomic window from Marinococcus sp. PL1-022.
CAATTGAAAGAGGACGATCCGGATTTCGAAGCTAAACTGGACAAGCATGTGAGAGAGCACCTGGCAGGCTACAAAATACCGCGAATGTATTTGAAAGTGAAGGATATACCATTAAACTCAACCGCGAAGCCTGACAGAATAGAACTGCAAAAAATGGTGAATCAAAAAGCACAGGAAGAAAATCAGAAAAACGAATTGCTTTAAGCGACTTTTTTGAAAGCGCTATCAGAATATACTGGAGGCTATACCATGGCTGAAAAGCAAGCACTGATAAAAGAATTATATCCTGAAGATTTATTAAATATTTCTAAAGAGTTAACTGAAGGAGAAGTTCAGTTTTTAAAACAAATCAATGATCTGCTGGAAGAAAAATACCGGGATTCAATTAATGATCACTGGGCTAATGCAACAGTGCCTGAAGACTTTTTTAATGATATGGGTAAACTGAATTATTTCAATAACCCATTGCTGTTTGAAGGGCGGGAGGGCGAACGGACTGCGAGTCAGCTGTTTCAGTTTTTCATGCTATATACAGTGGCAAGGTTTGATGTTTCCTTAGTTACTTTGATGGGCGTGCATCAGGGTTTAGGACACAATGCGTTCCTGTTTGGCGGAAGTAAAGAACAAGTGGCGTATTATGTGCCCAAATTACAATCTCACGAACTGAGGACCTGCTTTGCTTTAACCGAACCTGAACACGGATCGGACGTAGCTGGCGGTTTAGCAACGACGGCTAAGCGTGAGGGTGATAAATGGGTAATAAACGGTGTAAAAAAATGGATAGGCGGCGCCACTCTTTCGGATGTCATACCAGTTTTTGCTACAGATGTGGACACAGGTAAACCAAAGGGATTTATCATTAAGCCTGACCAGGACGGCGTGGATATAGATGTCATTGAAAATAAAATCGCTTTAAGAATTGTCCCAAATGCTAATATTCACTTAAACAACGTTGTCGTCCAGGAGGAAGAGAGGCTGCAAAATATTAACGGCTTCAAAGACATTGCGAAGGTGCTGTACTCAACACGTGCTGGTGTGGCCCATATGGCGACAGGAGCGATAGCCGGGACCCTGCGGGCAACTCTGGACTATGTGACCGAACGTAAACAATTCGGCAAAGAGCTTAGTAAATACCAGTTGATTCAGGAGAAGCTGGCAATGATACAGGGAAACCTATCCCATGCAATGAGCCTGTCTGCCCAACTCGCCCGGATGCAGGGGAACGGGGAGTATGACGAAGTGGCAACCTCAACCGCAAAAATGATGAACGCCTTAAGGTTAAGGGAGTCTGTTGCAATGGGACGGGGCATTACAGGAGGCAACGGTATTCTTGCCGAATATGATATTGCGAGATTCTTCTCTGACGCCGAAGCCATTTACACCTATGAGGGAACTCATGAAATTAATGCCTTAGTTATTGGGAGAGCATTAACAGGGGACTCTGCATTTATCTGACTGCAGGAAGTGGCTGAATAAATTTCAGAAATATGGAGGTTATTTCATGACGATGAGAAAAGCAACCGTTTTAGGCGCGGGGTTAATGGGCAGCCAAATTGCTGCCCTTCTGGTAAATGCAGGTTTAAAAGTAAAGCTGCTGGACATGGCAGTTGATGAAAATGATCCAAACAAGATTTCAAAAAAATCCTATGATATGATTACCGATCCGAAACGGCCGCAATTATTTGATTTAAACTTCGCCTCTAATCTGACTTATGGCAATTTTGCAGAGGATTTATCTGGGCAGGATGACTCGGATATTTTTATTGAAGCTGTAAAGGAAGAAGTGGAAATAAAGCATAGCATTTGGGACCAGGTGAGACGTGTTGCCAAGGATGATGCCTTATTTGCCACAAATACCTCAGGCATTCCAATAAAGGCAATATCCCAGGTGTTTGATGATACGGAGCAGGAGAGATTTTTCGGTATGCACTTCTTCAACCCGCCCCGGATCATGAAGCTGGTAGAAGTTATCCCTGGTCCTAATACGTCCCCTGAAGTAACAAATAAAGTCCAGGCTTTTGCTGCAGATGTGCTGGGTAAAGGTGTCATCATAGCAAATGATGTTCCTGCATTTGTTGCTAACCGGATAGGGACACAGACAATGAATGATGTGATGTATCGTGCAGAGAAAACAGGCCTGTCCATTGCGGAGGTCGATGCACTCACGGGCCGCGGTATTGGAAGACCAAGCCTCGGGACGTATGGGCTTGTTGATCTGGTAGGGCTTGATATTGCAACGACCGTGATCAAGGGCCTGCAGCAGGATCCGGAGGAACAGGAATTTTTCCATGAGACACGAATTGCAGGAAAGCTGATGGAACATGGTGCGTTGGGGAGGAAAACCAAGCAGGGTTTTTATAAGAAGGACAAGAAATCCCTGCTGGTTTTTGATCCTGAAAGCAATGAATATGTACAGCCGGAGCAGCCTGATTTTGAGTTGCTGCACAGCTTCAGTAAAGACCTGCAATCAAATATGGATATCATCTACAACGCTGAAGATGAAGCGGGCAGGTTTTTATGGGAAACCCTTAGAAACAATTTCTACTATGGTGCGTTGAATGTGCCGAAAGCGGCACCGGACTTTAAAGATATAGACCGTGCCATGGTATGGGGATTCAACTGGAAAAAAGGCCCCTTCCAGCTATGGGACCTGATGGGCTTCGAACGCGTCAAGGAACGCATGCAGCGGGAGCTGGGGCCGTTACCGGAATGGATAGAAAAACGCAGTACATCATTTTATGCTGAAGGTGAGTCGATTGAGCGTGTGACTCCTGTATCAGCGTTTACAGATAGTGAACTATGGAACAGGGAAGATTCCAGTCTTTCTATTGCAAATAGAGACCAACTGTTACTGAAGCTACAAAGTAATAATAATATTATTACCGATGGCTTTGCTGATGATTTAATCGACTCTATTGACCTTTTAGAAAACGAGGATTACTCAAGCATGGTCATCTATGCAGAAGGAAACAACTTCAGCGTGGGTGCCAACCTGTATCTGATGAAAAAAGCACATGAAGAAAACAAAGTGGAAGAGATCGTGGGGCCTGCCATTGAAAAGCTGCACGAGAGCTTCAGCCGCCTTAAATATGCACTTAAGCCCGTGGTGACAGCCGTCCACGGGAAAGCTTTAGGTGGCGGTTGTGAATTGGTCCTTCATTCACCGGTGGTAGTAGCTGCAAGTGAAACGTACATGGGACTTGTAGAAGCAGGGGTGGGACTGCTTCCAAGCGGTGGCGGCCTTGCCGAAATGGCGGACCGGATTCTCGGAACGAGCCATAAGCACAACGATAAACAGGAATCAATGACGAAAGTACTAACGAATGTAGGGTTCGCGAAAGTATCAACGAACGCTTATGAAGCGCTCAGGTATGGTTATCTAAGAGAAACCGACTCCATTATATTGAATACAGAGAAAAGAGTAGAAATAGCCTTAAAACGAGCGCAGTTTGAAGTGGAAACAAATTATGTTCCGCAGCCGAAGTTGACCTATTTTGCTTTAGGCAGAGATTATAAAGCACTAGCTCAAGGCCAGCTGGATGCCCAGCGAGTTGGAAACTTCATTAGCGATCATGATTATACAATCACTTTGAGTGTTGCCGATGTTTTATCCGGAGGAGACCTTCCGCGTAACACCTATATTAATCAAAAATACCTTCAAAAGCTTGAAAAACAAAAGTTCTTAATGCTGTTACAAAACGAAAAAACGTACGAGCGAATTACTCATATGCTGGCTGCAGGCGAGCCTCTGCGAAATTAAAATTTGTGGTAGCAAGGAAAGGGTGAAGGTCAGTGCAAGATGCGTATATAGTAGCTTATGGGCGTTCTGCTTCAGCTAAAGGAAAATTAAGTGGTGCCATGGCTCACGAAAGACCTGATGAAGTGGCAGCACAGGTACTAAAAGGGGTACTGGACCGGGTAGGTGGTCAATTCCGTCCAGATATGGTGCAGGACGTTATTGTTGGCAATGCTTTTCCTGAAGGCCTGCAGGGACAAAATATCGCGCGTTCGATTGCGTTGCTTGCCGGGCTGTCGGAAGACGTTCCGGCCCAGACGGTGAATCGTTATTGTTCTTCAGGGCTTCAAACAATCGCGATGGCGGCTAATCAGATTGTGTCTGGCCAGGCAGATATTATAGCAGCCGGCGGAGTTGAACTGATGAGTGCCGTTCCGATGGGGGGAAATGAGCCGGTAAACAGTCCAATACTCCAGGAGGAAGAGGCCGGAGTATCCTACCCAATGGGGCTGACCGCCGAGATGGTAGCTGAAAAATATAACGTCTCACGGGAGGATCAGGACGCTTATGCGGTGCAAAGTCATCAGCGTGCTAAAAATGCCCAGGATTCAAGAAAGTTTGATGACGAGATTATTCCGATTAATGTAACTAAGGTTACGTACAATAATGACGGCCCAGTAGTAACAAAAGATATATTCGACACGGACGAACTGGTGCGCCCTGATACCAATATGAAGGATTTAGCGAAGCTGCCCACTGTGTTCAAAGCTGATGGAACAGTAACAGCCGGTTCATCCGCCCCGCTTACAGATGGCTCAGGCTTTGTGGTTGTAATGTCGGGAGACAAAGTTAAAGAATTAGGCGTCACCCCTATTGCACGATTCGTGGGCTTCAAGGCAGCGGGTGTTGATCCAAAAATCATGGGGATTGGTCCCGCTTATGCAATTCCGGATGTGTTAAAATTAACTGACCTGACGGTTGATGATATGGATTTAATCGAACTGAATGAAGCATTTGCAGCACAAACGGTGGCCTCTATCAGGCAGACAGGGTTAGATATGACTAAAACGAATGTTAATGGAGGCGCCATCTCATTAGGCCACCCTCTTGGGGCATCAGGAGCAATGCTGACTGCAAAGCTGCTTGCGGAAATGAAAAAAAGACCAGATTCCAAGTATGGCATGGTGACTATGTGCATTGGAGGAGGCATGGGGGCTGCAGGAATATTTGAATACATCAGATAGTTGACTCCGACGTTTTAATGTGTCAGTTATCTTTGTTCGCCTAAACAATTATCAGGTATCCGTAAATATCCAGGGGGCTGTCCTATTTTTGGGACATCCCCACTTTTGTTTTAAACAAAAATTGCTGATAAATGCAGGATTAAGGAGGAAAACATGAAGGTATTAAGACTGGCCTATCAATTACTTGGTACTATATCGTTTGCTTTTATTCTCATGGACTTGCGTCATATCATTGATATACCGGGAGGGTTATTCATATTATGATGCCTTGTCCTGGCCAGTTCGATTGGCATTTTCTTTTACTTTCAACGAAGACAGTCAAGTACTTCCACCGATGATGGAAATTGAGGTGACTATGAATGGAACTCGTTTATGTATTAGCGGTATTAATAAGTACCGGAGCTTTTTTATTCTATTTAGGTAAAATCAAGCACAATAAATGAAAAAACGGACCCCGGCAGGCCCGTTCCCTCCACTGTGTTACATCTATTCCCCCTTTATTATAGTGTTTGTTATCTATAATAAAAGATCGGGTTAAAGAAGAAGACGACCGGTAACATCCACCCGGCAATGACTGTGAGCACAAACCATATGGTGGATTTCTTCCAAAGCGTATATAGAGTCATCAAAAAAGCAATCACCCAGCCAAGAGCTGTTAAATACCCTGAATGATAAGTCCCGCCGCCTTCTGCAAGCCCGTATATTCTTAATCCTGTAGCATAAAAGGTCAATACGGCACTTAATGCAAGATTAAGGATTAAAGCAACGGCGAACCATTCCCATTTTTGCATGTCAGCCCCCTATAAAACATTTTTCTCTATTCGCCTCCTCCTCAATTTAACATATATTTCCTTCAAATAGTGCCATTTCCCGATCCTCCCATATTGCCAGAACGTCCTGGCCTTTTTGCTTCCGGCTATCAATTTAGTTTCATATTACGCTGGATATCCGCTTTGTACATGGTTGATTAAATTGGAAAAGCAGAGCAAAGGCACTCTTGGAGAAAGTTGCAAAAGATATGACGATAAGCTGCATTATTTATATCAGCATGCAGTAAAATTATCTTTTCAGCCATTTATCACGGAAAATAGAAAACAGGCATCCCTGGCTTTAAGAAGTCAGGGATGCCTGTTTCATTAAAAAGGAGCTGCTGCCAGCAACGCTATGGACAGGCCGGCTGTTTAAGTGGAAACCGAGGTGGAGCGCTCGTGTTTGGCCTGATACATGGTGTCGTCCGCCTGGGCCAGTACCGTCAGTAAATCAGTTTCCCGGGGGCAGAAATCATATCGGCCGACACTGACCCGCACGGTAAAGGTATCGATGCTAACGGCACAGGTTTGATCAATACGTTCATGCAATCGTTCCGCCCATTCCTCGTTCGACAGTTCGGGGGAGGGAATCGGTCCAAGGACAATAAATTCATCTCCGCTCAGTCGGTAGGCGGTATGGTCGGACTCGATCGTATGCTGCAGCGCGTCGGCCACGCAGCGGAGTACACGGTCGCCGGTGAGATGACCATATGTATCGTTGATAATTTTGAACTGATCGACATCCAGAAAATACAGGGCATAGCGGGAGGTCGGAAGAAATGTGTGCTCGCGGAACACCTGCTGCAGCGCCACCCGGTTCGGAAGGCGGGTCAGGTCATCCGTGCGCACCTCGTTGCGGGTTTTCTCCAGGTGGGCAATCGTTCGGTTCAAATCTTTGGTCATCCGGCCAATCATCCCGGAAGAACGAAAGGACGCACGCGCACTTAAATCACCGGCACGAACCGCCGTTAAGACGGACTGAAAGTGAGTGATACAACGGCGGACGAAGGCAAAAAAGAGACAAAAGTTTAACACACCTAAAAGAATGCCCGCACTGATGGAGGCGATGGTAAATAAACGCTGAAGTTCGGCGGAAACTGGGATTACAAGCGGCATGATTAGTGAAAAAGCGATGCCCACCACGATGCCAAAACTTAAATACACCAGTGCCATCCCGTGAAGATAATTGTATCGCATATATTTCCTTCCTTTCTGCTGCTTCTCCTGGATGTTAGGAGAGAGGAGTTTCGGGATCTGGTTCACGGGTGTGTAAAATATCGGGAAGGGCATGAATATAGACAGCATCCAACTCCTCAGTATGCTTACGAAGATGACATAACGCCTGGGCCGGCGTCATGGCTTTTCGGTAGGAACGGGGAAGTGTCAGGGCCGAATACACATCCACGACACTAAGCAGTCGAAGCGGGGCGGGTAATTCCCCTGCCGGTAGTCCGAAGGGGTAGCCCGTTTGGTTACCACGTTCATGGTGATACAAAGCCATGTGAGCTATTGAATCCTCCAGTCCATGCGCCCGGAGCAAATGATATCCCTGCATGGGATGCTCCT
Proteins encoded in this region:
- a CDS encoding acyl-CoA dehydrogenase family protein; translated protein: MAEKQALIKELYPEDLLNISKELTEGEVQFLKQINDLLEEKYRDSINDHWANATVPEDFFNDMGKLNYFNNPLLFEGREGERTASQLFQFFMLYTVARFDVSLVTLMGVHQGLGHNAFLFGGSKEQVAYYVPKLQSHELRTCFALTEPEHGSDVAGGLATTAKREGDKWVINGVKKWIGGATLSDVIPVFATDVDTGKPKGFIIKPDQDGVDIDVIENKIALRIVPNANIHLNNVVVQEEERLQNINGFKDIAKVLYSTRAGVAHMATGAIAGTLRATLDYVTERKQFGKELSKYQLIQEKLAMIQGNLSHAMSLSAQLARMQGNGEYDEVATSTAKMMNALRLRESVAMGRGITGGNGILAEYDIARFFSDAEAIYTYEGTHEINALVIGRALTGDSAFI
- a CDS encoding 3-hydroxyacyl-CoA dehydrogenase/enoyl-CoA hydratase family protein gives rise to the protein MTMRKATVLGAGLMGSQIAALLVNAGLKVKLLDMAVDENDPNKISKKSYDMITDPKRPQLFDLNFASNLTYGNFAEDLSGQDDSDIFIEAVKEEVEIKHSIWDQVRRVAKDDALFATNTSGIPIKAISQVFDDTEQERFFGMHFFNPPRIMKLVEVIPGPNTSPEVTNKVQAFAADVLGKGVIIANDVPAFVANRIGTQTMNDVMYRAEKTGLSIAEVDALTGRGIGRPSLGTYGLVDLVGLDIATTVIKGLQQDPEEQEFFHETRIAGKLMEHGALGRKTKQGFYKKDKKSLLVFDPESNEYVQPEQPDFELLHSFSKDLQSNMDIIYNAEDEAGRFLWETLRNNFYYGALNVPKAAPDFKDIDRAMVWGFNWKKGPFQLWDLMGFERVKERMQRELGPLPEWIEKRSTSFYAEGESIERVTPVSAFTDSELWNREDSSLSIANRDQLLLKLQSNNNIITDGFADDLIDSIDLLENEDYSSMVIYAEGNNFSVGANLYLMKKAHEENKVEEIVGPAIEKLHESFSRLKYALKPVVTAVHGKALGGGCELVLHSPVVVAASETYMGLVEAGVGLLPSGGGLAEMADRILGTSHKHNDKQESMTKVLTNVGFAKVSTNAYEALRYGYLRETDSIILNTEKRVEIALKRAQFEVETNYVPQPKLTYFALGRDYKALAQGQLDAQRVGNFISDHDYTITLSVADVLSGGDLPRNTYINQKYLQKLEKQKFLMLLQNEKTYERITHMLAAGEPLRN
- a CDS encoding thiolase family protein → MQDAYIVAYGRSASAKGKLSGAMAHERPDEVAAQVLKGVLDRVGGQFRPDMVQDVIVGNAFPEGLQGQNIARSIALLAGLSEDVPAQTVNRYCSSGLQTIAMAANQIVSGQADIIAAGGVELMSAVPMGGNEPVNSPILQEEEAGVSYPMGLTAEMVAEKYNVSREDQDAYAVQSHQRAKNAQDSRKFDDEIIPINVTKVTYNNDGPVVTKDIFDTDELVRPDTNMKDLAKLPTVFKADGTVTAGSSAPLTDGSGFVVVMSGDKVKELGVTPIARFVGFKAAGVDPKIMGIGPAYAIPDVLKLTDLTVDDMDLIELNEAFAAQTVASIRQTGLDMTKTNVNGGAISLGHPLGASGAMLTAKLLAEMKKRPDSKYGMVTMCIGGGMGAAGIFEYIR
- a CDS encoding GGDEF domain-containing protein, translated to MRYNYLHGMALVYLSFGIVVGIAFSLIMPLVIPVSAELQRLFTIASISAGILLGVLNFCLFFAFVRRCITHFQSVLTAVRAGDLSARASFRSSGMIGRMTKDLNRTIAHLEKTRNEVRTDDLTRLPNRVALQQVFREHTFLPTSRYALYFLDVDQFKIINDTYGHLTGDRVLRCVADALQHTIESDHTAYRLSGDEFIVLGPIPSPELSNEEWAERLHERIDQTCAVSIDTFTVRVSVGRYDFCPRETDLLTVLAQADDTMYQAKHERSTSVST